AGACTTTGGATTTGAGCATCATATCTTCTGAGATCAGTAGCATTATCCAAGCTATGGAGCAATTGCGGGATCATTGCATGCCAGATATCAGCACTCCAGCTTTTCAGGCAGCTGAGACTGCTAATAAACTGTACAAGCAGGAAGAGTGTGGACATGGCAAAAGAATTAGTCCATTGGCAAAATTTCATGATGGAAGACATAGGAGGAGGGGATCATATTCACATTCTGTTATGGATGATGCGGAGATAAGAGACTGCGGTTCAAATGAATCTCTGTACGATGATACACAATCTGTTAATCGGTTCAGAGACCATGATTCCCAACCTTCAGTGGGGCAATACTCAGGTGTACCTGTAAGTGCACGGGTAAGGAGACGACTGTTGGGTAATGGTTCTGACAGACAACATCAAATGTCCAGTGATGAGTTTCCTCGCACTATTGTATCTGATTATCGTGATGGTGTCGGTGTGATAGCACAATATGGTTCTGCTGGTCTGCTAGATAAGTCAGTGAGGAGGTATTCAGATGTATCAACAAGGATTGCTGATCCATGCCCTATGTGTTTAACACCCCGAACTACTAATCGATGCTCTCAGGTATACAGTACATCTTAATTGATTGATGACTTGATTGTCTTCTCATATGTATGAGCAATTATAGTAACTTTGGGGCTTATCGTGTCAAGATATGGTGTCTGAGTTAGCGTTTGTACTCTTTTCTGGAATGGTATCTTTCAAATGATAGGAATAACAAACTTTTTGATGTATGGTACAAAAGGAACTTACTAATTTCATGCGCAAAACAGATATCCTCCATGTATACAAAACAGATCCTCCACATGTATGTTGTAGATTGCTTATGATATTTCCATTGATGCATTGAAGAACTGTTTCTTAGTGGTTCCATTTTATACATGCTTTTGGTCTGCAGAACGAAATTGCAGAAACCTGACCTTTTTTTGGTACAAATAAATTTActgctctttctctttctctttcatGGACTTGTTTCAGATATCAAGGCGAGGAACTTTCTCAGAAGACGTTTGGATGCAGTCAACCCCAAGGAAGCAGCTCCAGTTTCATAGCTCTAGCAGTGAATCAAAAAGAGATACTCACAGATTACCCGACAGCCCATCTCTGAGACGGATACGGCACTGTTCAGGACAATGTACAAATGGTGAAGTTGAGGAAAGGAACGGCTACTGTGATTCTGTTCAGCATGACAGCCAGTGTCATGCACAGAGCAATGATACCTCGATAGAAGATCTGAAGCTACCACCAACCAACAGTGAGCGTTCTGACAGTGCAGGCGAATCTCGAAGCGAAGAATGTCGAGCTGAGAACGAGAAGATGACCAGAGTCAGGAAAGGGAGCAGAAACTGCTCTGGCACCCTACTTTTTCTCCTTGTCTGTGCTGTAGTGATACTGGTCGTTGCGCTCTTGCTAGCTTGGTGGAAGGAGGATCAGAGGGAGCTGTATGTTGTACCCACATAGTAGCGTCTTTCTGCCTGTATGCAGGTTGTTCTGCGATGTGCGTTGACTTTGGTGTAGATTGCAAGTTGTGTCGATTTAGTCGAACGATAGATGATAGTGATAGTTTGCTGGATTGTACATTCTGATTGTTGGCATGAATACCATGATAGTTTTGTGTTCAGTGTGAAGCTGAAGCGTAGCACGTAATATACCTTTGCTGCATTTTCTGAATTACTCTACTTTATAGCATTTGTTTTACAGAGTATATGCAGCTACTGTCGCAGATACTTGAGTGGCATGTAGAGTATACTACTGGTCTTGATGGTATTGTTCACCCAATTTCATTATCACCTGGATAGAAGTATCAAATGAAGCTAGATTGACAAGGAAATGCTAATGTTTCCGCAAACTGTTTTGTTACAACTGCTTCTGGATAAATTTTGGTCCAAACTTCTCACTGTTTTGTTCATAGTCTGCGTGTTCATTGGTTTGTTGTTGCTCCATGAATGAGAGCATAAATATTTTCTTCCATGCGGTTATTTTTCCCTATAATTCATAGCTGCTGCAAACAGGTTCATAAAACCACCATTTTTGTTCCACCCGTAATCTATGTGTACATATATAGGATCAAGTGTTTTGTTCAGGTGGTtattttttatttgcttttgctatTTTGACAAGGAATGATTTCAATTTTAAAGGAATCCAACCAAGCTTATATAGCTGCAGAAGGAAGTTTTAAGAAGAAATCAAGCTGCTAGCCCATAGAGTAAAAAAGAAGGAATTCTGTGGTTTTCCGAGTTGGGTAGATGCATTCCACTAGCTCAGTGGTTTTGTTGCACACTATTCTTTCTTTTCTTGCTAGATCTTTGGTTAGCTTGTACTTCCTCTGTACGGAATTAGTtgacgctcaaacggatgtatctagacgtattatTATTATTCCAAAAAAATATTATGCAACAGGAGAAATCCTGCTGTTTTTGAGGAAAAAAAAGACCATCTACTCACACTCTAGAGTACAGTTGCTAATCAAATAATTAACAAAGCACTCATGAAAATATAACATTTCTTTGTTTTTATTACAAACCAAGACAAGCCGTCCAGCTTGATCGTGAACAAAACACCAAGCTAGAGGAACCAAGCAGCAATCTAGTGCCACTTGCTTCACACACCAATCCAAACCAATCCAATCCAATTCAGTCAAGCATACTCACACCATGCATAGCTTGGTGACGAAAGCACACCATTTATTCCTCCATCAAAAGTACGTAGCAACACCCTCACCATGCCGCAGATGGAGCTTGTAAACCACACTTAAAAGCCAAACACCGACAAACTAGGAGAAACAATCCATAGAGTTGTGAGTGAGATCACAACTTAATTGTAAGCCGCTTGACCTCTTTTTGCATCAAGATTACCTAGGAAATGAAGAATGTGAATAGAAAACATTGATTAATCTGATAGTAAATAAAAAACAATGACACCTGCTTGCTCAATCTATCAATGCACGGACCAAAATCCATGTCCGAGCAAACTGTACCTCAGAACGGAGACCCTCGGGAGGGTTTCTTGTAGTAAGCTGAGTGGCATGTCTCAAAAAGCAATGGTTCATGGTCAGCCTCGGGGCCGTCCCACTCGAGCCTATCCCACCAGTCCTTCTCGCAGTCCACCACCGGCTTGGGGCCTTGGCGCGACACTGCTGGTAGCCGTCTCAGGCCCCAACAGTCCCTAAGGGCGATTGTCTCCAGCACTGGCGGGATCAGTGATCTGACCCCACATATTTGCTCTAGCCTGTGGAGATGGTATAGACTGATGTGCAAGTATATGTGTTGTAGGTTTTGAAATAGCTAGGGAGGACAAACCCCAGCCTGGGACAGTTGTGCAAGTATATGTGTTGTAGGTTTTGAAAGCTGTAGAAGGGTAATGTAATATCTCTACCCTAGATGCAATAGGCCATCGGGAGATCAGATGCAGAAAATACCCTTATTCTACTAAAGCTTTCATTTCCAGCCCAACTTGGGAAGAGAGTGTGAAGGTTGGGGCACCTCTCAACATGACACCATTCTAAAAGCAGCCAAGATCTTCTTGATGCTGGAAGGTTAGCTGTGATTGAGATATTGTCATGCACATGCAATGATTTCACTCTATACTCTATGAAATTTCTGTAATCTGCATTGACATTCATACTCTCCAAATGGTGGCTTCCTTCACCAATCTCTATATGGACACTCAAAGGATAAAGTCGTCGGTGGTCCCACACCAAGGAAGAGCGTGTGATAGTATCCTTGTTAATGACAATATCGATGTAAGGTAAGAAGGGCCCTACTGGAACCAAACCCTCTAGGGTAGTCCCAATATCCTCAATACTTTTGGAGATGTTGACTTGGCTTTGGATCATAGTAGAAATATGGAGGTGCACCTTGGGGTCATACCGATCGAGTCCCTTTATGACAGACCAAATGAACCTTCCATCTGTAAAAGCCATGTGTCCCTCAAAGACAGAGGGCCTCTGTTCTCCACAGTGGATCACTGGTCTAGTCTTCCCACGAGTGTCGACATGTAGAACTTCCAGTGAAGGGTTTCTTCCATCCCAGAGTAGGCTATGGAGTTGCTCACAACCCAACAGGAATAGCTTCTTGAGCCGTGCAACATCCTTTGCACCGAGGTCAAGTGTTTTAATGGCTGTGCTAGAAAGGTCCAACTCCTCAAGATTGGGCAATGCATGCAAGAACACATTGCGCAATCGAGCGCAACCCTCTAGGGAGATCCTTCTCACCTTGGCTTCTGGGACGTTGCGAGACTTGGGACGCAGTTCTTTTTCTGTCAACTGTATGGGATGTATCCACTTCTCTGCTGGGCCATAACCATGGAAGCTAAAACTCTCGAGCAGTGGAGGGGCTCCTTCGAATATAACACGTTGCAAGCTGGAACAACCATCGAGAACTAGCATCTTCAAGTACCGTGCCGATGTCATTGCTGGCAATGATTCCAAATGAATGTTACCTGACAAGTCAAGGAGCTCAATATTCATCATATCTACCGAAGGGCGTGTGTCCATCGTGATCACATCTGAGGATTCGGTTACCCGGAGCTTGTGAATGTTCTGTAGCTTTTCCCATGCTTGACTTACATACCTCCATGAGACACCCTTGGTATTTACTTCCCTAAGATTGGTCATCAAATCTATCATCTTTGCCAACAAGACAAACTCCGTGAAGCGTATGTCAAGCACCAACAGATCTGGGAAATATGGCCCTCCACCTTGATCCTCCCTTGTGTTTGTGGAATGGTCAAGCCAAAGGAATCTTAGGTTGTGACAACATCGGAAAGGAGGGTGTAAGATTAGGGAAACCACCCATTGTGGTGCCTTGTATTGATCAATATATATAGGTTACAAGGCAGAGTTCGTATCGTACAATATACGGACACCTATACAAGGACTACACATATACAACCGTATAACTATACAAAAACAATATGGTTATATATTCTAGCACCCTCCCTCAGTCGTAAACGGGCGTCGACGAATGTTAAGACTGTCCCGAAAATCCAAAAAGAGAGGAGATGGCAATCCTGTGGTGAAAATGTCCGCAAATTGAGAAGAACTCGGAACGTGAAGAACCCGGACCTCGCCTGTGGTGACACGGTCTCGCACAAAGTGTAAATCGATCTCCACATGCTTGGTGCGCTGATGATGAACGGGATTCCGTGTCATGTAAACAGAGCTCACATTGTCACAAAACACCACAGTGGCACCAGTCACCGGTCGATGAAGCTCCTGAAGAAGCTGCCGTAACCAACATGTTACAGCCACGACATTTGCAACTGCCCTGTATTTGGCCTCGGCGCTGGAGCGAGAGACCGTGTGCTGCCGCTTAGCAGACCACGACACCAGGTTAGTGCCAAGAAAGACACAATAACCTGAGGTAGACCGGCGAGTGTCAGGGCAACCTGCCCAATCAGCGT
This window of the Triticum aestivum cultivar Chinese Spring chromosome 5D, IWGSC CS RefSeq v2.1, whole genome shotgun sequence genome carries:
- the LOC123119197 gene encoding protein SINE1; this encodes MGRSLRAGRHAELEDSVADPVSEKQAFRGWKQYVKELNSNTLPPFLTRLCDPDKPCSYSEEELLCVFETAAELHGCNIVPHISQIVSAIIRIMSSATGSLHSVGCSKVIRTLSRYVIDPLGTEEEKSGIISSLCSPFSGCLMSTKESVSSGSALCVTALIQSNNWQFASHELVNDICLKVSGALEEVRCQTISHLGLVVALLEQNWLTLEPYGRSLIRSGLSILDKSTKASNSQMIISSIQMIHSIMKTLDLSIISSEISSIIQAMEQLRDHCMPDISTPAFQAAETANKLYKQEECGHGKRISPLAKFHDGRHRRRGSYSHSVMDDAEIRDCGSNESLYDDTQSVNRFRDHDSQPSVGQYSGVPVSARVRRRLLGNGSDRQHQMSSDEFPRTIVSDYRDGVGVIAQYGSAGLLDKSVRRYSDVSTRIADPCPMCLTPRTTNRCSQISRRGTFSEDVWMQSTPRKQLQFHSSSSESKRDTHRLPDSPSLRRIRHCSGQCTNGEVEERNGYCDSVQHDSQCHAQSNDTSIEDLKLPPTNSERSDSAGESRSEECRAENEKMTRVRKGSRNCSGTLLFLLVCAVVILVVALLLAWWKEDQRELYVVPT